A genomic segment from Thermodesulfobacteriota bacterium encodes:
- the dsrO gene encoding sulfate reduction electron transfer complex DsrMKJOP subunit DsrO, with protein MDNSRRTFLKIAGIAAAGLTAAPAVTSLASSASPSKGGKVVRNPEALTAKHWGMVIDTRKLTTSADLEPIIEACHRIHNVPTFEDDLMMPQLPCRMAETESLKQSCEKVNEKIPKISSDKKRHEIKWIWEEEFHNLFPDQLNPYLTEHLEHLPFLTLCNHCANPSCVQACPTKATFQREDGIVLMDFHRCIGCRFCMAACPYGSRSFNFRDPRQGLKEINTAFPTRMKGVVEKCNFCAERLSKGQMPACVEASNGTILFGDLNDPESEVRKALKENYAVRRQPSLGTEPSVYYIL; from the coding sequence ATGGATAACAGCCGGAGAACATTCCTCAAGATAGCCGGCATCGCAGCCGCCGGCCTTACCGCCGCGCCCGCCGTGACTTCCCTGGCGTCATCCGCCAGTCCGTCAAAGGGGGGGAAAGTGGTTAGAAATCCAGAGGCACTGACCGCCAAGCACTGGGGCATGGTGATCGACACCAGGAAACTGACCACGTCGGCCGACCTGGAACCGATCATCGAAGCCTGTCACCGGATTCATAACGTTCCCACGTTTGAAGACGACCTCATGATGCCGCAACTGCCGTGCCGGATGGCGGAAACGGAGTCTCTGAAACAGTCCTGCGAAAAAGTGAACGAGAAGATTCCCAAGATCTCTTCCGACAAGAAACGGCATGAGATCAAGTGGATCTGGGAAGAAGAATTTCACAATTTATTCCCCGATCAGTTGAATCCGTATCTGACCGAACACTTGGAGCATCTCCCCTTTCTGACCCTGTGCAACCACTGCGCCAATCCCTCCTGCGTCCAGGCCTGCCCGACCAAGGCCACGTTCCAGCGGGAAGACGGTATTGTGCTCATGGACTTTCACCGCTGCATCGGATGCCGCTTCTGCATGGCGGCCTGCCCTTACGGATCCAGAAGTTTCAATTTCCGTGATCCCCGGCAAGGATTGAAGGAAATCAACACCGCCTTCCCCACCCGGATGAAGGGTGTGGTGGAAAAATGCAACTTCTGCGCGGAACGATTGAGCAAGGGCCAGATGCCGGCCTGCGTGGAAGCGTCCAACGGCACCATCCTTTTCGGCGATCTGAATGATCCGGAATCGGAGGTCAGAAAGGCGCTGAAAGAAAATTATGCCGTCCGGCGACAGCCGAGCCTCGGCACCGAACCGTCAGTTTATTACATTTTATAG
- the dsrJ gene encoding sulfate reduction electron transfer complex DsrMKJOP subunit DsrJ produces the protein MKNKGLIIAGLVVFFIIALTPWWWNLVTGTKAKAPEPKLTAKAEAAKNCVESKDFMKKEHMQLLDQWREEVVRQERRTYVNTEGKSFDMSLTNTCLDCHSNKAEFCDSCHNYTSVRPYCFDCHNIPKEAN, from the coding sequence ATGAAGAATAAAGGGCTGATTATTGCCGGGCTGGTCGTGTTTTTCATAATCGCGCTGACCCCCTGGTGGTGGAACCTGGTCACCGGGACCAAAGCCAAAGCACCGGAACCGAAACTGACCGCTAAAGCCGAGGCAGCCAAGAACTGCGTGGAGTCCAAAGACTTCATGAAAAAAGAACATATGCAGCTCCTGGACCAGTGGCGGGAAGAGGTCGTGCGCCAGGAACGCCGGACTTATGTCAACACGGAGGGTAAATCCTTTGACATGAGCCTCACCAACACCTGCCTTGACTGTCATTCCAACAAGGCCGAGTTCTGTGACAGTTGTCACAACTATACATCCGTAAGGCCCTATTGCTTTGACTGTCACAACATTCCAAAGGAGGCAAACTGA